The Microbacter sp. GSS18 genome has a segment encoding these proteins:
- a CDS encoding type II toxin-antitoxin system VapC family toxin, translating to MSDDRGLIDTNVVVLLGRLDPATLPDEPLVSAVTIAELSVGPLVTDDPAERAARQLHLQQAEADFDPLPFDAASARAFGRIAADLRRSGRKRRARAFDALIAATALAEGVPLYTCNPADFEGIDALQLRAVPVPDA from the coding sequence GTGAGCGACGACCGCGGGCTCATCGACACGAACGTGGTCGTGCTGCTCGGGCGGCTCGATCCCGCCACGCTGCCGGACGAACCACTCGTGAGCGCAGTGACGATCGCCGAACTCTCGGTCGGTCCGCTGGTGACGGACGACCCGGCCGAGCGCGCGGCACGCCAGTTGCACCTGCAGCAGGCTGAGGCCGACTTCGATCCGCTGCCGTTCGATGCGGCATCCGCTCGGGCCTTCGGCCGAATCGCGGCCGACCTCCGGAGGTCGGGCAGGAAGAGACGAGCACGGGCATTCGACGCCCTCATCGCCGCGACGGCGCTCGCCGAGGGCGTGCCGCTCTACACCTGCAACCCCGCGGACTTCGAGGGCATCGACGCGCTGCAACTGCGCGCCGTGCCCGTACCGGACGCCTGA
- a CDS encoding GIY-YIG nuclease family protein, with product MTEQDHWVYVIELAPEPWESQHVGVVYVGETALTPEERFAKHLSGARTAARVVTRRGRMLRAELAPPGQPFSSRDEALEWEQRTADELRDAGYRVYGGQGRAFMED from the coding sequence GTGACCGAACAGGACCACTGGGTGTACGTCATCGAGCTCGCTCCTGAGCCATGGGAGTCCCAGCATGTGGGCGTGGTCTACGTGGGGGAGACTGCGCTCACCCCAGAGGAGAGGTTCGCCAAACACCTCTCCGGTGCGCGCACGGCGGCGCGCGTCGTCACTCGACGCGGGCGCATGCTGCGCGCGGAGCTCGCCCCGCCGGGCCAACCATTCTCGTCGCGGGACGAGGCCCTCGAATGGGAGCAACGGACCGCCGACGAACTCCGTGACGCGGGGTATCGCGTGTACGGCGGCCAAGGGCGGGCGTTCATGGAGGATTGA
- a CDS encoding GTPase domain-containing protein — translation MPIPLLLPLIPLGLVGAGIYVGTTALIEWQKKHKNAPAPKTIAVIGRRGVGKTTLISYLRDQRLPKSVSPTQAPSEGAIVELDSSIGSETFLVTRDVPGDDVLGFPQWKEEVSSADIVCYLFRADLLVSGDENETARVKQDLLMLQGWMSKKKGKPKQYVLVGTSAQRHPDYESAPQEDFRGRVDAVPVIRLNRLTLKNARLVVGDLSEPDAAAWLREQLGERLVSTPAPTKSQQSNEMETQQ, via the coding sequence ATGCCGATTCCGTTGCTTCTCCCGTTGATACCTCTTGGGCTCGTCGGTGCGGGCATCTATGTCGGTACGACGGCTCTCATCGAGTGGCAGAAGAAGCATAAGAATGCTCCTGCGCCCAAGACCATCGCAGTCATCGGCCGCCGAGGGGTGGGGAAGACCACGCTGATCAGCTATCTACGGGATCAGCGGCTTCCGAAGAGCGTCTCTCCCACACAAGCTCCCAGCGAGGGCGCAATCGTCGAGTTGGATTCGTCGATCGGCTCCGAGACGTTCCTGGTGACGCGCGACGTGCCGGGAGATGACGTCCTGGGGTTCCCTCAGTGGAAAGAAGAGGTGAGCAGCGCGGACATCGTCTGCTACCTCTTCCGCGCCGACCTACTCGTGAGCGGAGACGAGAACGAAACGGCGAGGGTGAAGCAGGACCTGCTCATGTTGCAGGGGTGGATGTCGAAGAAGAAGGGCAAGCCGAAACAGTACGTGCTCGTAGGCACGTCCGCCCAACGGCACCCCGACTATGAGTCTGCACCGCAAGAGGATTTTCGCGGCCGCGTCGACGCGGTGCCGGTGATCAGGCTGAACCGCCTGACGCTCAAGAACGCCCGGTTGGTGGTCGGCGATCTCTCCGAACCCGACGCTGCAGCGTGGCTCCGCGAGCAACTCGGGGAACGCCTGGTGTCGACTCCGGCCCCGACAAAGAGCCAGCAGTCGAACGAGATGGAGACCCAGCAGTGA
- a CDS encoding FAD-binding oxidoreductase, producing MSTSVIDALPRALEDIITKEGDAEYDEARRVFNGMIDRRPAAVVHCRNAADVAAVVRAASDSGADLAVRGGGHSVPGFGTGDGAVVVDLSGINDVTVDPDASTATVGGGATLGKFNGTAAPHGLATTAGVVSSTGVGGLALGGGMGYLARAYGLTCDNLVSADVVLADGRVVTASEYQEPDLFWALRGGGGNFGVVTEFTFAMHPVSQIYGGPMFFELDDGPAILAHYDQFVRTAPREFGLFAAFQIAPPLPFVPANRVGEPFVAVVFCHNGSEADGERLVQTFRDVASPVADGVGMMPYDALCGAFDPLLPPGMQHYWKAAFLDGLTAETIALHMEHGSKVPIVNSTVHFYPINGACHDVAPEATAWGHRDAEFALVIAGMWPDPVDNDANIAWVKDYHAAIEETGLGGGYVNFLSQDDQSRVAASYGANYDRLRAVKREYDPGNLFHLNQNIAP from the coding sequence ATGTCCACATCCGTCATCGACGCGTTGCCGCGCGCCCTGGAAGACATCATCACGAAGGAAGGGGATGCCGAATACGACGAGGCCCGCCGCGTCTTCAACGGCATGATCGACCGAAGGCCCGCCGCGGTCGTGCACTGCCGAAACGCCGCGGATGTCGCAGCGGTGGTCCGTGCGGCATCCGACTCCGGCGCCGACCTCGCCGTGCGCGGCGGGGGCCACAGCGTGCCCGGCTTCGGCACGGGCGACGGCGCCGTGGTCGTCGACCTGAGCGGCATCAACGATGTGACCGTCGACCCGGATGCCTCCACTGCCACGGTCGGCGGCGGCGCCACGCTCGGCAAGTTCAACGGGACGGCCGCCCCGCACGGGCTCGCCACCACCGCCGGCGTCGTCTCGTCCACGGGAGTGGGCGGGCTCGCGCTCGGCGGAGGCATGGGCTACCTCGCGAGGGCGTACGGCCTCACGTGCGACAACCTGGTCTCGGCCGACGTCGTGCTCGCCGACGGACGCGTCGTCACCGCGAGCGAGTATCAGGAGCCCGACCTGTTCTGGGCACTCCGCGGCGGCGGAGGCAACTTCGGCGTCGTCACGGAGTTCACGTTCGCGATGCATCCGGTCTCGCAGATCTACGGCGGGCCGATGTTCTTCGAACTCGACGACGGTCCCGCGATCCTCGCGCATTACGATCAGTTCGTCCGCACGGCACCGCGCGAGTTCGGCCTGTTCGCCGCCTTCCAGATCGCGCCGCCGCTGCCGTTCGTCCCCGCCAACCGCGTCGGCGAGCCCTTCGTCGCGGTCGTCTTCTGCCACAACGGATCCGAGGCCGACGGCGAGAGGCTCGTCCAGACCTTCCGCGACGTCGCGTCCCCGGTCGCCGACGGCGTGGGCATGATGCCGTACGACGCGTTGTGCGGAGCCTTCGACCCGCTGCTTCCCCCGGGCATGCAGCACTACTGGAAGGCGGCGTTCCTCGACGGGCTCACCGCCGAGACCATCGCCCTGCACATGGAGCACGGCTCGAAGGTGCCGATCGTCAACTCGACGGTGCACTTCTATCCGATCAACGGGGCGTGCCACGACGTCGCGCCGGAGGCCACGGCATGGGGGCACCGGGATGCCGAGTTCGCGCTCGTCATCGCGGGCATGTGGCCCGACCCCGTCGACAACGACGCGAACATCGCGTGGGTGAAGGACTACCACGCCGCGATCGAAGAGACCGGGCTCGGCGGAGGCTACGTCAACTTCCTGTCGCAGGACGACCAGTCGCGGGTCGCGGCCAGCTACGGGGCGAACTACGACCGGCTGCGTGCAGTGAAGCGGGAGTACGACCCGGGCAACCTGTTCCACCTCAACCAGAACATCGCGCCCTGA
- a CDS encoding DUF222 domain-containing protein yields MVERSVRLELSAALRVSETVAGGMMAVAEALVHRYPAVLTSLGYGLITDAHARCLVTAVEVLEPVLAEKIVPRALAIAEAKTVAEFRRALHKLIETERAQTLAERHVEAVKSRRVAVEYVEDSMAWLHTYMPAVEARAIEGRITAKAKAITAEPGEERTLDQVRADVVGDLLIDGDTDSLPRSARGIRPTVVVTVPALSVLSGDTGGGDPAVVEGVGPIPLERARELCGQARDWTRVLTHPETGMVLSVGRDRYEPPKMIRDLVKWRADRCMGPGCGMPASRCEIDHTLAWADGGSTSLDNLAPLCKGHHTIKHHGGWRIRQVPGSGGAIEWTSPSGRQYVVKPERRVPVFRPSDASDAPF; encoded by the coding sequence GTGGTCGAGCGGTCGGTGCGGCTCGAGCTGTCGGCCGCGCTGCGCGTGAGCGAGACCGTCGCCGGTGGCATGATGGCCGTCGCCGAGGCGCTCGTGCATCGGTACCCGGCGGTACTCACCTCGCTCGGGTACGGGCTGATCACGGATGCCCACGCCCGCTGTCTCGTCACGGCTGTCGAGGTGCTCGAGCCCGTGCTGGCTGAGAAGATCGTGCCGCGGGCCCTCGCGATCGCCGAAGCGAAGACCGTCGCCGAATTCCGGCGGGCGCTGCACAAGCTGATCGAGACCGAGCGGGCGCAGACGCTTGCGGAACGCCACGTCGAGGCCGTGAAGAGCCGGCGTGTGGCGGTCGAGTACGTCGAGGACAGCATGGCGTGGCTCCACACGTACATGCCGGCGGTCGAGGCACGCGCGATCGAGGGACGCATCACGGCGAAGGCCAAGGCCATCACGGCAGAGCCCGGCGAGGAGCGCACCCTCGACCAGGTACGTGCCGACGTGGTCGGAGACCTGCTGATCGACGGCGACACCGACAGTCTGCCGCGGAGCGCGCGGGGGATCCGGCCGACTGTCGTGGTGACGGTGCCGGCGCTGTCGGTGCTGTCCGGCGACACCGGCGGCGGCGACCCGGCGGTGGTCGAGGGTGTCGGCCCGATCCCGCTCGAGCGGGCGCGGGAGCTCTGCGGGCAGGCCCGGGACTGGACTCGGGTGCTGACTCATCCGGAGACCGGGATGGTGCTGTCGGTCGGTCGGGACCGGTACGAGCCGCCGAAGATGATCCGTGACCTCGTGAAGTGGCGCGCCGATCGGTGCATGGGACCCGGATGCGGAATGCCGGCGTCGCGGTGCGAGATCGACCACACCCTGGCGTGGGCCGACGGCGGATCGACCTCGCTCGACAATCTCGCGCCGCTGTGCAAAGGCCATCACACGATCAAGCACCACGGCGGGTGGCGAATACGACAAGTCCCCGGCAGCGGGGGAGCGATCGAATGGACCTCCCCCTCCGGCAGGCAGTACGTCGTGAAACCCGAGAGACGCGTCCCGGTCTTCCGGCCGTCGGACGCCAGCGACGCACCCTTCTGA
- a CDS encoding ADP-ribosylglycohydrolase family protein: MTANTTHDEAGRLVLAGWVKTLAPDEIFVFGSNSGGRHGGGAARIAHEKFGAVWGQGHGLQGQSYAVDTMTDAATMASEIATFLRFADAHPELTFLVTELGCGIGPYQPSDVAPLLAGAGANVALPPSFAAELRKAGVPVPKAAGAHAAASASSAPGSGGTAGAASARRDGLVGAKHHGRQAPAHLSAQQLDRAAGAVVGMAIGDALGSQYEFGPAHGDDFVPEFGVGVFGHGVGEWTDDTSMAMPILQALARGESLRDPAVLGWIAGEWDTWSRTAKDVGAQTRQVLRSMGGVHTEEAARAASEAHHSRSGRSGGNGSLMRTGPVALGYLADGRERRLAEAAGRIAQLTHWEQDNVDATVIWSLMIRSAVLTGELELDGFTEFFGEGSPRQVRWAALVDEACGRHPRDFQAQNGWVVKAFQAALAAVFGARDFTDAVYRAIRGGGDTDTVAAIAGALAGARFGVSQIPPSWQRRIHGWPGLRANDLVRLAVLAARRGGSDSAGWPAGDTALQPGFRHTAPVRHPHDSGVWLGSQSALGMLPDSVGAVVSLCRVGVREVPEGLESVRVWLVDQPDRNLGVDVTLREAADVIAELRAEGTEVFVHCAEARSRTSAVAALYAARHRGVALGDAWAGVERVLPYFDPAGFLREAVARLAGARPAAGG, translated from the coding sequence ATGACCGCCAACACCACCCACGACGAGGCCGGGCGCCTAGTCCTCGCCGGGTGGGTGAAGACCCTCGCGCCCGACGAGATCTTCGTGTTCGGCTCGAACTCCGGCGGACGCCACGGCGGCGGCGCCGCGCGCATCGCGCACGAGAAGTTCGGGGCCGTGTGGGGGCAGGGGCACGGCCTGCAGGGGCAGTCGTACGCGGTCGACACGATGACGGATGCCGCCACCATGGCGTCCGAGATCGCCACGTTCCTGCGGTTCGCGGACGCGCATCCCGAGCTGACGTTCCTCGTCACCGAGCTCGGCTGCGGCATCGGGCCGTACCAGCCGTCGGATGTCGCTCCGCTGCTCGCGGGCGCCGGGGCGAACGTCGCTCTGCCGCCGTCGTTCGCGGCGGAACTGCGGAAGGCGGGGGTTCCGGTGCCGAAGGCGGCGGGGGCGCATGCTGCGGCATCCGCGTCGTCGGCGCCGGGTTCGGGTGGGACGGCGGGGGCGGCATCCGCTCGCCGTGACGGGCTCGTCGGGGCGAAGCACCACGGGCGGCAGGCTCCCGCGCACCTCAGCGCTCAGCAGCTCGACCGGGCCGCGGGCGCGGTGGTCGGGATGGCGATCGGGGATGCGCTCGGGTCGCAGTACGAGTTCGGGCCCGCGCATGGCGACGACTTCGTGCCCGAGTTCGGGGTCGGGGTGTTCGGGCACGGGGTCGGCGAGTGGACCGACGACACGTCCATGGCGATGCCGATCCTGCAGGCGCTCGCGCGGGGCGAGTCGCTGCGGGATCCCGCGGTGCTCGGGTGGATCGCGGGGGAGTGGGACACCTGGTCGCGCACCGCGAAGGACGTCGGCGCGCAGACACGCCAGGTGCTGCGGTCGATGGGCGGCGTGCACACCGAGGAGGCGGCGCGTGCGGCATCCGAGGCTCATCACTCGCGCTCGGGACGCAGCGGCGGCAACGGGTCGCTCATGCGCACGGGACCCGTCGCGCTCGGGTACCTCGCCGACGGGCGCGAGCGGCGGCTCGCCGAGGCGGCGGGGCGCATCGCGCAGCTCACGCACTGGGAGCAGGACAACGTCGACGCGACGGTGATCTGGTCGCTGATGATCCGGTCGGCGGTCCTGACGGGGGAACTCGAGCTGGACGGGTTCACGGAGTTCTTCGGCGAGGGGTCGCCGCGGCAGGTGCGGTGGGCGGCGCTTGTCGATGAGGCGTGCGGGCGGCACCCGCGTGACTTCCAGGCGCAGAACGGGTGGGTCGTGAAGGCGTTCCAGGCGGCGCTCGCCGCGGTGTTCGGGGCGCGGGACTTCACCGATGCCGTGTACCGCGCGATCCGCGGCGGCGGTGACACCGACACCGTCGCGGCGATTGCCGGGGCGCTCGCGGGGGCGCGATTCGGGGTGTCGCAGATCCCGCCGTCGTGGCAGCGGCGCATCCACGGGTGGCCGGGGCTGCGTGCGAACGACCTGGTGCGGCTGGCGGTGCTCGCGGCGCGGCGCGGCGGGTCGGACAGCGCGGGGTGGCCGGCGGGGGATACGGCGTTGCAGCCGGGGTTCCGGCACACGGCGCCGGTGCGGCATCCGCACGATTCCGGGGTGTGGCTCGGGTCGCAGAGTGCGCTCGGGATGCTTCCGGATTCGGTTGGCGCGGTCGTCTCGCTCTGCCGGGTCGGGGTGCGCGAGGTGCCCGAGGGGCTCGAGTCGGTGCGGGTGTGGCTCGTGGATCAGCCCGATCGGAACCTCGGCGTCGACGTGACGCTGCGCGAAGCCGCGGACGTGATCGCCGAACTTCGGGCCGAGGGGACCGAGGTGTTCGTGCACTGCGCCGAGGCGCGGTCGCGGACCTCGGCGGTCGCGGCGCTGTACGCGGCGCGGCACCGGGGCGTCGCGCTGGGCGACGCGTGGGCGGGCGTGGAGCGGGTGCTGCCGTACTTCGATCCGGCGGGGTTCCTGCGCGAGGCCGTTGCGCGGCTGGCGGGGGCCCGTCCGGCGGCGGGTGGATGA
- a CDS encoding cupin domain-containing protein, translating into MSDYDIIEIGAPDQWYDYFGGFTPDRSRDGRRVVDHDIDTQFIGMTANTYEPGEEAGYWHTHAQIEELYVFLAGTGQMGLDDEVVDVRAGSVVRVGQGVWRTWRSMPDSPGQLRWLCIRAGGGQIAHMPDDAERDVDRPAPW; encoded by the coding sequence GTGAGCGACTACGACATCATCGAGATCGGCGCCCCCGACCAGTGGTACGACTACTTCGGCGGCTTCACTCCCGACCGATCGCGTGACGGCCGCCGCGTCGTCGACCATGACATCGACACGCAGTTCATCGGCATGACCGCGAACACCTACGAGCCTGGCGAAGAGGCGGGTTACTGGCACACGCACGCGCAAATCGAGGAGTTGTACGTGTTCCTCGCCGGCACCGGCCAGATGGGACTCGACGACGAGGTCGTGGATGTGCGCGCCGGCTCGGTCGTGCGCGTGGGCCAGGGAGTCTGGCGCACGTGGCGTTCGATGCCCGACAGCCCGGGCCAGCTGCGGTGGCTGTGCATCCGCGCGGGCGGTGGCCAGATCGCGCACATGCCCGACGACGCCGAGCGTGATGTGGATCGCCCGGCTCCGTGGTGA
- a CDS encoding carboxylesterase family protein, with translation MTSLPPTSTTEVDVSTGRIRGTAADGIRRFLGIPYAEPPFGERRFRAPEPRAPWEGTLDAIVFGPAAPQTPYRGAVSELLPSVEAWGEDCLTVNVWSPDAAAAAPVVVWIHGGAFERGAPSLAGYDGTPFARDGVVFVSINYRLGSEGFSVLDGAPRNVGLRDAALALEWVHREIAAFGGDPDRITLMGESAGGSIVAALLSMPDSARLVARGVIESGPLEVQPPERAGRVTRDLAKRLGVEPTRAGFASVPPGRLLEVRAEQAAGSNPLQGAPGFQPTIDPDSLPVSPHEALVMSDVPLLIGANTDEYRLWFAPEVLAGIGGLKSWVARTALRIPRAATRAARAEWPDASPGELLGQLVTDRMLRAPLTHLAGARSAPTHVFEFAWQSPVRDLRAGHAVELGFVFDALAESTSLSGPDAPQHLADEMHRAWVDFIIGGDPGWEPYGTGRAVRVFDVESSTVPQPRASIVDALR, from the coding sequence ATGACCTCACTGCCACCCACGTCCACGACCGAGGTCGACGTGTCGACCGGGCGCATCCGCGGGACCGCGGCCGACGGCATCCGTCGCTTCCTCGGCATCCCGTACGCCGAGCCGCCGTTCGGCGAGCGCCGGTTCCGGGCACCCGAGCCGCGGGCGCCGTGGGAGGGCACGCTCGACGCGATCGTGTTCGGGCCGGCGGCGCCGCAGACGCCGTACCGGGGTGCCGTGAGCGAACTGCTGCCGAGCGTGGAGGCGTGGGGCGAGGACTGCCTGACGGTGAACGTGTGGAGCCCGGATGCCGCGGCCGCTGCGCCGGTGGTGGTCTGGATCCACGGCGGAGCGTTCGAGCGCGGCGCCCCGAGTCTCGCCGGCTACGACGGCACGCCGTTCGCGCGCGACGGCGTCGTGTTCGTGTCGATCAACTACCGGCTCGGGTCAGAGGGCTTCTCGGTGCTCGACGGGGCGCCCCGCAATGTGGGCCTGCGCGACGCGGCGCTGGCGCTGGAGTGGGTGCACCGCGAGATCGCGGCGTTCGGCGGCGACCCCGACCGCATCACGCTCATGGGCGAGTCGGCGGGCGGCTCGATCGTCGCGGCGCTGCTGAGCATGCCCGACTCGGCGCGCCTCGTCGCGCGCGGGGTCATCGAGTCGGGGCCGCTCGAGGTGCAGCCGCCCGAGAGGGCGGGGCGCGTCACGCGCGACCTCGCCAAGCGTCTGGGCGTGGAGCCCACGCGCGCCGGGTTCGCGTCCGTGCCGCCCGGGCGCCTGCTCGAGGTGCGCGCCGAGCAGGCGGCGGGCTCGAACCCACTGCAGGGTGCGCCGGGCTTCCAGCCCACGATCGACCCCGACTCGCTGCCGGTGTCACCCCACGAGGCGCTGGTCATGTCGGACGTGCCGCTGCTGATCGGCGCGAACACCGACGAGTACCGGCTGTGGTTCGCGCCCGAGGTGCTCGCCGGAATCGGCGGGCTGAAGTCGTGGGTCGCGCGCACCGCGCTGCGCATCCCGCGCGCCGCGACGCGCGCCGCTCGGGCGGAGTGGCCGGATGCCTCACCCGGCGAGCTGCTCGGCCAGCTCGTCACCGACCGGATGCTGCGCGCCCCGCTCACGCACCTCGCCGGGGCGCGGTCCGCGCCGACGCACGTGTTCGAGTTCGCGTGGCAGAGCCCCGTGCGCGACCTGCGCGCGGGGCACGCCGTCGAGCTCGGGTTCGTGTTCGACGCGCTGGCGGAGTCGACGAGCCTGAGCGGGCCGGATGCGCCCCAGCACCTCGCCGACGAGATGCACCGCGCGTGGGTGGACTTCATCATCGGTGGCGACCCGGGGTGGGAGCCGTACGGAACCGGACGCGCGGTGCGCGTGTTCGACGTGGAGTCGAGCACGGTGCCGCAGCCGCGGGCCTCGATCGTCGACGCGCTGAGGTAG
- a CDS encoding NUDIX domain-containing protein has protein sequence MTSAQPYRDSHGKTLEDYPHPSVAVDTAVLTVVDGALAVLLTRTTDAVADGRDEWRLPGTFLHEGETLRNAALRSLREKAGVAGLHPRQLRVFDAPDRDDRGWVLSVAHVDAVPVERVPGSDRTRLVGVDDLPQLKYDHDEIVATAVTDLRERYARFPDPAGLLPPGPFVIRDLRALHEAVAGRRLNPDTFRRSVIEQLRATGEMRKGVRGKPAELFERVG, from the coding sequence GTGACCTCCGCCCAGCCGTACCGCGACAGCCACGGAAAGACCCTCGAGGACTACCCGCACCCCTCCGTCGCAGTCGATACCGCCGTCCTCACGGTGGTCGACGGCGCCCTCGCGGTGCTGCTGACGAGAACGACGGATGCCGTCGCCGACGGCCGCGACGAGTGGCGGCTTCCGGGAACCTTCCTGCACGAGGGCGAGACCCTGCGCAACGCCGCGCTGCGCTCCCTGCGCGAGAAGGCCGGCGTCGCGGGATTGCACCCGCGGCAGCTGCGGGTGTTCGATGCGCCGGACCGGGACGACCGCGGGTGGGTGCTGTCGGTGGCGCACGTGGATGCGGTGCCGGTGGAGCGGGTGCCAGGGTCGGACCGCACGCGCCTCGTGGGCGTTGACGACCTACCGCAACTGAAGTACGACCACGACGAGATCGTGGCGACTGCTGTCACCGACCTACGCGAGCGCTACGCTCGCTTCCCGGATCCCGCTGGCCTCCTACCGCCCGGGCCGTTCGTGATCCGAGACCTGCGGGCGCTACACGAAGCGGTGGCAGGCCGACGACTGAACCCAGATACGTTCCGGCGCTCGGTCATCGAGCAGCTGCGCGCGACCGGCGAGATGCGGAAGGGCGTGCGGGGGAAGCCGGCCGAGCTCTTCGAGCGCGTCGGGTAG
- a CDS encoding type II toxin-antitoxin system prevent-host-death family antitoxin, whose translation MESRKTVTVRDLRNHGGAVLDDVARGSAVVVTRDGAPVAELRPLAKKGLSASELVVRRRHLPPIDPDALRADVDASVDMSL comes from the coding sequence ATGGAGTCACGCAAGACGGTGACGGTGCGAGACCTGCGCAACCACGGGGGCGCGGTCTTGGATGACGTCGCACGGGGCTCGGCTGTGGTCGTCACACGTGACGGCGCTCCGGTGGCCGAACTTCGGCCCCTGGCGAAGAAGGGGCTCTCGGCCTCCGAACTCGTGGTGCGCCGCCGCCATCTGCCGCCGATCGATCCGGACGCCCTGCGCGCCGACGTCGATGCATCCGTGGACATGTCGCTGTGA
- a CDS encoding FRG domain-containing protein, protein MPDMDWPDAAELFAPFETTIHDWTSFQEHVNDLVGMHGGERFVWRGQSDAKWGLRSSLYRKLADQLLSTPTEDQVIAAEKKLLKLARIEWRLDGIPALQLFAQMQHVGVPTRLIDVTFNPLIAAWFAVARNDSTDDLPGRLLAFTQNNRPLQLHTGWNTNTPRWHRLGSDQERRTVNWGTGLGRKIWRPPALHGRIPAQNAAFIVDGLPIDALDVDGNLPTRRSRWLASELRWHASVPMRLARVEEDRLPRKAPVFTFLITPNAKREIRFQLEENFGYKFATVYADIEGLAEYVNSWPADALTGTYP, encoded by the coding sequence ATGCCCGACATGGACTGGCCAGATGCCGCGGAGCTCTTCGCCCCTTTCGAGACCACGATCCATGACTGGACCTCATTCCAGGAGCATGTGAATGACCTTGTCGGAATGCACGGCGGTGAACGCTTCGTGTGGCGCGGGCAATCGGATGCGAAGTGGGGCTTGCGGAGCAGCCTGTACCGCAAGCTTGCTGACCAGCTTCTCAGCACGCCGACGGAAGACCAGGTCATCGCCGCAGAGAAGAAGCTCTTGAAGCTCGCTCGCATCGAATGGAGACTCGACGGGATCCCCGCGCTCCAGCTGTTCGCGCAGATGCAGCACGTCGGTGTGCCGACGCGCCTCATCGACGTCACGTTCAACCCATTGATCGCCGCATGGTTCGCGGTCGCACGAAACGACTCCACCGATGATCTGCCGGGGCGACTCCTTGCGTTCACCCAGAACAACCGCCCGCTCCAGCTCCACACTGGCTGGAACACGAACACGCCCCGCTGGCACCGGCTCGGTAGTGATCAGGAACGCCGCACGGTCAACTGGGGTACCGGCCTCGGGCGCAAGATCTGGCGCCCACCGGCGCTTCACGGACGAATTCCGGCACAGAACGCCGCCTTCATCGTCGACGGCCTTCCGATCGATGCCCTCGATGTAGATGGCAATCTGCCGACACGGCGATCACGCTGGTTGGCATCGGAGCTGAGGTGGCATGCGTCTGTTCCCATGCGTCTTGCGCGTGTCGAGGAAGACCGCCTTCCGCGCAAGGCTCCTGTCTTCACGTTCTTGATCACTCCGAACGCGAAGCGGGAAATCCGCTTCCAGCTAGAGGAGAACTTCGGATACAAGTTCGCCACGGTCTACGCCGACATTGAAGGACTCGCAGAATACGTCAACAGCTGGCCAGCGGACGCGCTAACCGGCACCTATCCGTAG